In Altererythrobacter rubellus, the following are encoded in one genomic region:
- the ppa gene encoding inorganic diphosphatase produces the protein MRIDMIPAGKNPPEELNVIIEVPTGGEPVKYEFDKESGALFVDRILHTPMRYPANYGFIPHTLSPDGDPLDALVIARSPFIPGCVVRSRPIGVLNLEDEHGGDEKLICVPVDTTFPYYSDVGETKDLPSIIFQQIEHFFTHYKDLEAEKWVRVGNWGDANEARQVVVEAIERAKSAQG, from the coding sequence ATGCGTATTGATATGATCCCCGCCGGCAAGAACCCGCCAGAAGAACTCAATGTCATCATCGAAGTCCCGACCGGCGGCGAACCGGTGAAGTACGAGTTCGACAAGGAATCGGGTGCGCTATTCGTTGATCGTATCCTACACACGCCGATGCGCTATCCGGCGAACTACGGCTTTATCCCGCATACGCTGTCGCCCGATGGCGATCCGCTGGATGCATTGGTGATCGCCCGCAGCCCGTTCATTCCAGGCTGTGTTGTGCGTTCGCGCCCGATCGGTGTCTTGAACCTTGAGGACGAGCATGGCGGCGATGAAAAGCTGATCTGCGTGCCTGTGGACACGACTTTCCCGTATTATTCGGATGTTGGCGAAACCAAAGACTTGCCCTCAATCATCTTCCAGCAGATCGAGCACTTCTTCACACATTACAAGGATCTGGAGGCAGAAAAGTGGGTGCGCGTTGGCAACTGGGGCGACGCTAACGAAGCCCGACAAGTAGTCGTGGAAGCGATTGAACGCGCGAAATCAGCTCAAGGCTGA
- the rpoN gene encoding RNA polymerase factor sigma-54, with amino-acid sequence MALGPRLDLRQSQSLVMTPQLQQAIKLLALSNLEIEAFIGEELENNPLLKAGEVSSEDVGDPEPDDIPREEVTSDVLIAQGQGEAEAPTDLDASALDRDYDTGDAEWGAAHVSGGLASDLPSIEERSSADVSLEEHLQLQIGAYYDDPKTEFIARHIIGLLDDTGYLSFELSEIAGDLGVTIQETERALARVQQLEPSGVGARSLSECLAIQAQEADRYDPCMQRLIDNLDLLARGEIPRLRRMCDVDDEDFADMLSELRNYDPKPGLAYGSSATEAIIPDVLVSSKEGEGWDIRLNEETLPRLIVNRAYMLELQGGGTNKEASRWLDEKLADANWLMKALDQRQKTILKTAAEIVKRQEGFFLRGVSELKPLTLKMVADKIDMHESTVSRVTSNKFLSCERGTFELKYFFTSGVGSSDGEGASSEAVKARIKALTDAEDPRKILSDDTLVTMLKAEGFELARRTVAKYREAMGIGSSVQRRRQKKLENL; translated from the coding sequence ATGGCTTTGGGTCCTCGCCTAGACCTTAGGCAATCACAATCGCTGGTGATGACGCCGCAATTGCAGCAGGCGATCAAGCTCCTGGCCCTCTCCAACCTCGAAATCGAAGCTTTCATCGGAGAAGAGCTGGAAAACAACCCGCTCCTCAAAGCCGGAGAAGTGTCGAGCGAAGATGTTGGCGACCCTGAACCAGATGATATTCCGCGCGAAGAGGTCACATCGGATGTCCTGATTGCACAAGGGCAAGGCGAAGCCGAAGCGCCGACAGATCTTGATGCCAGCGCGCTTGATCGCGACTATGATACCGGAGATGCCGAATGGGGCGCGGCCCATGTGAGTGGGGGGCTCGCATCCGATCTGCCCAGTATTGAGGAGCGTAGCTCCGCCGATGTCAGCCTGGAAGAGCATCTACAGCTTCAGATCGGGGCTTACTACGATGACCCCAAGACCGAGTTCATCGCCCGTCACATCATCGGGTTGCTGGATGATACCGGCTATTTGTCTTTCGAGTTGAGCGAAATCGCAGGCGATCTGGGCGTCACCATTCAGGAAACTGAACGGGCTCTTGCGCGTGTGCAGCAGCTGGAGCCGAGCGGCGTTGGCGCACGGTCATTAAGCGAATGCCTGGCAATCCAAGCACAAGAAGCAGACCGGTACGACCCCTGTATGCAGCGTTTGATCGACAATCTCGATCTGCTTGCGCGCGGCGAAATCCCGCGCCTCAGGCGGATGTGTGATGTCGACGATGAAGACTTTGCAGACATGCTGTCCGAACTGCGAAACTACGACCCCAAGCCCGGGCTTGCATATGGTTCGAGTGCAACAGAAGCTATCATTCCTGACGTTCTGGTCAGCTCCAAAGAAGGGGAAGGCTGGGACATCAGGCTTAATGAGGAGACTTTGCCGCGCTTGATCGTCAACCGTGCATATATGCTTGAGCTGCAGGGCGGCGGGACCAACAAGGAAGCCAGCCGCTGGCTCGACGAAAAGCTGGCGGATGCGAACTGGTTGATGAAGGCGCTGGACCAGCGCCAGAAAACGATCCTCAAGACTGCCGCAGAGATCGTGAAACGTCAGGAAGGTTTCTTTTTGCGGGGTGTGTCAGAGCTTAAGCCGCTTACGCTGAAGATGGTCGCCGACAAGATCGACATGCACGAAAGCACGGTTAGCCGTGTGACCAGCAACAAGTTCCTGAGCTGTGAACGCGGAACGTTTGAACTGAAGTATTTCTTCACCAGCGGTGTGGGCTCCAGCGACGGCGAAGGCGCATCCTCCGAAGCGGTCAAGGCGCGTATCAAGGCATTGACCGATGCAGAAGATCCCAGAAAGATTTTAAGCGATGACACTCTGGTAACAATGCTTAAGGCCGAGGGCTTCGAACTAGCGCGCCGAACAGTTGCCAAATATCGCGAAGCCATGGGGATTGGCTCTTCCGTCCAGCGCAGAAGGCAGAAGAAGCTGGAAAACTTGTGA
- the hisS gene encoding histidine--tRNA ligase, translating to MSKNTPNAIRGTQDIFGADAEAFAFVVETFERVRKLYLFRRVEMPVFEKTEVFRRAIGETTDVVSKEMYSFDDRGGESLTLRPEFTAGIARAYLTNGWQQHAPLKVATHGPLFRYERPQKGRYRQFHQIDAEIIGAAEPQADVELLAMADQIIRELGIEGVTLHLNTLGDAESRDAWRAALVEYFRAVKDELSEDSQERLEKNPLRILDSKDPRDRKFVADAPKIDAFLSDEAKAFFEALTSGLDAAGVKWTRAESLVRGLDYYRHTAFEFIPDEGSEAAGKLGSQSTILGGGRYDGLMESLGGAPTPAVGWAAGIERLAMLVGEKGEPIADVALVVEDNDRIAEAISAARQAREDGLVVEIFANGSPRKRYDKATKSGAAAIVSLQKDMGHSFTSAGEPNPLVLESFRPYV from the coding sequence ATGAGCAAGAACACGCCAAATGCCATTCGCGGCACTCAGGATATTTTCGGCGCCGATGCCGAAGCTTTCGCTTTCGTGGTCGAAACATTCGAGCGCGTGCGCAAACTCTATCTCTTTCGGCGCGTCGAGATGCCGGTCTTCGAAAAGACCGAAGTTTTCAGGCGCGCGATTGGCGAGACGACCGATGTCGTATCGAAGGAAATGTATTCGTTCGATGATCGCGGCGGAGAATCGCTCACGCTGCGGCCTGAATTCACTGCAGGGATCGCTCGCGCATACCTCACCAATGGCTGGCAGCAGCACGCGCCGCTGAAAGTCGCAACCCACGGCCCGCTGTTCCGTTACGAGCGTCCGCAAAAGGGGCGCTATCGCCAGTTTCACCAGATCGATGCAGAGATTATCGGTGCGGCGGAACCGCAGGCCGATGTCGAGCTGTTGGCGATGGCGGATCAGATCATTCGCGAGCTGGGCATTGAGGGCGTGACGCTGCACCTCAACACGCTGGGCGACGCGGAAAGCCGCGATGCCTGGCGCGCGGCGTTGGTCGAGTATTTCCGTGCGGTGAAGGATGAGCTCTCCGAAGATTCGCAGGAACGTCTGGAGAAGAATCCGCTGCGTATTCTCGATTCAAAGGACCCGCGCGACCGCAAGTTCGTGGCGGATGCGCCCAAGATCGATGCCTTCCTGTCAGACGAGGCGAAGGCGTTTTTCGAGGCGTTGACCAGCGGCTTGGATGCGGCTGGAGTCAAATGGACACGCGCGGAAAGCCTCGTGCGCGGTCTCGACTATTATCGTCACACGGCGTTTGAGTTCATTCCTGATGAAGGCAGCGAAGCGGCTGGCAAGCTTGGCAGCCAGAGTACGATCCTGGGCGGCGGGCGCTATGACGGGCTGATGGAAAGTCTCGGCGGCGCACCGACGCCTGCAGTGGGCTGGGCAGCCGGGATCGAGCGGCTGGCGATGTTGGTTGGGGAGAAGGGTGAGCCCATTGCCGATGTAGCGCTTGTCGTTGAAGACAATGACCGGATCGCCGAAGCGATCAGTGCGGCTCGCCAGGCTCGTGAGGATGGGCTCGTGGTTGAGATATTCGCCAATGGGTCGCCACGCAAGCGCTATGACAAGGCCACAAAGAGTGGAGCGGCGGCAATCGTGTCACTGCAAAAGGATATGGGTCACAGCTTCACAAGTGCCGGAGAGCCCAACCCCCTGGTTTTGGAAAGCTTTAGGCCCTACGTCTAG
- the ctrA gene encoding response regulator transcription factor CtrA has product MRVLLIEDEPTTAKAIELMLTTEGFNVYSTDLGEEGLDLGKLYDYDIILLDLNLPDMHGYDVLKKLRVAKVQTPVLILSGIAEMDSKIHSFGFGADDYVTKPFHREELVARIHAVVRRSKGHSQSIIRTGKLAVNLDAKTVEVDGARVHLTGKEYAMLELLSLRKGTTLTKEMFLNHLYGGMDEPELKIIDVFICKLRKKLSLAGGGENYIETVWGRGYVLRDPEEAAEAA; this is encoded by the coding sequence ATGCGCGTGCTATTGATTGAGGACGAACCGACAACAGCAAAGGCTATTGAGCTGATGCTGACGACTGAAGGTTTTAATGTTTACTCGACTGATCTGGGCGAAGAAGGCTTGGATCTGGGCAAGCTGTATGATTACGATATCATTCTGCTCGACCTGAACCTGCCGGATATGCACGGCTATGACGTGCTGAAGAAGCTGCGCGTTGCCAAGGTGCAGACACCGGTTCTGATCCTTTCGGGTATCGCGGAAATGGACAGCAAGATCCACAGCTTCGGCTTCGGCGCTGACGATTACGTGACCAAGCCGTTCCATCGCGAAGAGCTGGTCGCTCGCATCCACGCTGTTGTGCGTCGTTCGAAGGGCCACAGCCAATCGATCATCCGCACTGGCAAGCTGGCAGTGAACCTCGATGCCAAGACCGTTGAAGTCGACGGCGCTCGCGTTCACCTGACAGGCAAGGAATATGCGATGCTTGAGCTGCTTTCGCTGCGCAAGGGCACTACGCTGACCAAGGAAATGTTCCTCAACCACCTGTATGGCGGAATGGACGAGCCGGAATTGAAGATCATCGACGTCTTCATCTGCAAGCTCCGCAAGAAGCTCAGCCTGGCAGGTGGCGGCGAGAACTATATCGAAACGGTATGGGGCCGCGGCTATGTGCTGCGTGACCCGGAAGAAGCTGCTGAAGCAGCCTAA
- a CDS encoding mechanosensitive ion channel family protein: MFEQITTYLSGLAPWAQSAVGLVALALLSLTVNYILKDVILRIAEPYLDGKTKTIDKAAAWLATVAPLLIISRGIAYVPNLPAEIYDGVRNIAQALIVVSVAMAIVLALAYANELYERLPRSKNRPIKGFIQVIKILVLCGAAIIMISVLIDQSPLLLLSGLGAVTAVLLLVFKDTILSLVASVQLTTNDMLRVGDWIEMPSMQADGDVIDISLHTVKVQNFDKTITTIPTHRLVSDAYRNWRGMSDAGGRRIKRALTIDQNSVRFMDDDEVAALKRFRVLRDYLDKKKQEIADWNESELAGEDAVNARRITNIGTLRAYIIGYLKSHPEINDEGFTLLVRQLPPGPEGLPIEIYCFTSTTNWGEYERIQADIFDHLLAILPEFDLKIFQEPSGADFQRVLTN, encoded by the coding sequence GTGTTTGAACAAATCACTACATATCTGTCGGGGCTCGCCCCATGGGCGCAGTCAGCGGTTGGTCTTGTAGCGCTCGCGCTGCTTTCATTGACCGTCAATTATATTCTCAAAGACGTGATCCTCAGAATCGCCGAGCCCTATCTCGACGGAAAAACCAAAACGATAGACAAAGCGGCGGCCTGGCTCGCAACAGTGGCGCCATTGCTGATCATATCGCGCGGCATTGCCTACGTGCCCAACTTGCCGGCCGAGATCTACGATGGCGTCAGGAATATCGCACAGGCGCTGATTGTGGTGTCTGTCGCTATGGCGATCGTTCTTGCTCTTGCTTACGCAAACGAGCTCTACGAGCGGCTTCCACGGTCCAAGAATCGCCCGATCAAAGGCTTTATCCAGGTCATAAAGATCCTTGTCCTGTGCGGCGCAGCGATCATCATGATCTCGGTACTGATCGATCAGTCGCCTTTGCTTTTGTTGTCCGGCCTTGGGGCTGTCACTGCCGTTCTGTTGTTAGTGTTCAAGGACACGATCCTCTCGCTCGTTGCATCGGTCCAACTCACGACCAATGACATGCTGCGCGTGGGCGACTGGATCGAAATGCCCAGCATGCAGGCTGATGGCGATGTGATCGATATCTCGCTCCACACAGTGAAGGTGCAGAACTTCGACAAGACCATCACGACTATACCAACGCACAGGCTGGTCTCTGATGCCTATCGCAATTGGCGCGGGATGAGCGATGCCGGGGGCCGCAGGATCAAGCGCGCGCTTACAATCGACCAGAATTCGGTGCGTTTCATGGACGATGACGAAGTGGCCGCGCTTAAGCGTTTCCGCGTGTTGCGCGACTATCTGGACAAGAAAAAGCAAGAGATCGCCGATTGGAACGAAAGCGAATTGGCGGGCGAGGACGCGGTAAATGCGCGTCGGATCACCAATATCGGGACCCTGCGCGCCTACATTATCGGCTATTTGAAAAGCCATCCCGAGATCAATGATGAAGGCTTCACTCTGCTTGTTCGGCAATTGCCGCCAGGGCCGGAAGGGCTGCCGATCGAGATCTATTGCTTCACCTCGACTACGAATTGGGGCGAGTATGAAAGAATTCAGGCGGATATCTTCGATCACCTCTTGGCGATCCTGCCAGAGTTTGATCTGAAGATATTCCAGGAGCCGAGCGGCGCCGATTTCCAGCGCGTGCTCACTAACTAA
- the lptB gene encoding LPS export ABC transporter ATP-binding protein: protein MPNGGLEVISIAKSYDKRAVLTDISLHVAKGEVLGLLGPNGAGKTTCFYSIMGLVRPDSGRILMDGEDVTNLPMYRRAILGLGYLPQETSIFRGMTVEQNINCVLEMVEPDADTRAAELERLLDEFGLTRLRESPAMALSGGERRRCEIARALAAKPSIMLLDEPFAGIDPLSINDIRDLVKDLKERGIGVLITDHNVRETLDIVDRACIIYGGQVLFAGSPQDLVADENVRRLYLGEGFTL, encoded by the coding sequence ATGCCCAACGGCGGACTCGAAGTCATCTCCATCGCGAAAAGCTATGACAAGCGCGCGGTCCTGACCGATATCTCGTTGCATGTCGCCAAGGGTGAAGTGCTGGGGCTGCTCGGACCAAACGGCGCAGGCAAAACTACCTGCTTCTATTCAATCATGGGTCTGGTCCGGCCTGACTCCGGCCGTATCCTGATGGACGGCGAAGATGTCACCAATCTGCCGATGTATCGCCGCGCAATCCTGGGCCTGGGGTATCTACCGCAGGAAACCAGCATTTTTCGCGGCATGACTGTGGAGCAGAACATCAATTGCGTGCTCGAAATGGTCGAGCCCGATGCGGATACCCGTGCCGCAGAGCTGGAGCGGCTGCTCGATGAATTCGGTCTGACGCGACTACGCGAAAGCCCGGCTATGGCGCTTTCGGGCGGCGAGCGGCGGAGGTGCGAGATTGCGCGAGCGCTAGCGGCCAAGCCCTCGATCATGCTGCTGGATGAACCGTTTGCAGGGATCGACCCGCTTTCGATCAACGACATTCGCGATCTTGTGAAAGATCTGAAAGAGCGCGGGATCGGCGTTTTGATCACGGACCACAATGTGCGCGAAACACTCGATATCGTGGACCGCGCCTGCATCATCTATGGCGGCCAGGTGCTTTTCGCGGGCTCTCCGCAAGATCTGGTCGCGGATGAGAATGTGCGTCGCCTGTATCTCGGTGAGGGCTTTACGCTGTAG